In the genome of Mucisphaera calidilacus, one region contains:
- a CDS encoding autotransporter outer membrane beta-barrel domain-containing protein, with protein MKYDLKILFGVAGLLSAAGLLSAETHTWDGDCGETSPTNLWGASCDSLIGTSTNWDTDEIPDSGDSVIINMDSGATKVLGFYNLSSAHIVTPSLQISGDLILADPSSIKGLTSGGGGLGDLHAMSQLTFQGTNTNPGVVLRGTGTYFNEGTFTVVNGIDAEFINNDVVNFTPGERYAANFINNVTVNFGAGTLNQNSGTNTFRLDGGMVNVDTGSDTTQMAIGGKFDLASGIINIDRGGLELSGDATLQSGTIRVDEGADFSMRSSNATEHWVSGSVTVEGDGNFFLASTRVSGLLTVNLPGDRNDPTQVGFQPRWVALSSVSGSDPQLVNRDYMSTPFYGTHFTGGGYVHNEGTFEADRGVRLDAHLKNIGTMNIRSTANVTLGSGMTFENTGTVHAYGTGRIDRLINNGSLVRDGDGPGSPFQITTLLQYGGGSTAIETGSLRLNDGGTLGGTFDVTASALLDIWSGSFSNMFAGSATVFTGAGTVSLGNNGNGPTLTSHTELDLNVGSASGSGQGAFRFVRGYLNIVDGDATNRGKFEWLGGEIDIAADSLFHNIGLMTIEPGRNNVLAGKILNDADVEQGATIYATSGQGGFIQNEGTWTMTGNASVTQPNGSNESWFDNDGILTRSGPGGSTISFEFGNYGRVLVESGSLYIAQPDPLTFANGVILRGKWEVASGASLTFPQDILGIAGGSFTGGDIGKLQQLGDELVEEAEEAYLSLNENKTLNQKLTVYDNGHLTALPNNNTTIPPDAYQPPVLTAPEIELDGGTIEGEITIDATLYGLEGVLKPGYSPGVLRFMKPVSLTNPTLEIEIGGIDPVDFDRIFFDAGVSFAGGMIDLRLIDGYLPEIGDRFAFMHASSLTGVETLVLIDDFPPGLGYELLTETTIDGQQLVLAVTAYQEPVAGDFDASGTLDSVDLDLLFAILGGSDPDYDLDGSGIVDSGDVLYWIETIYGSMTGDANLDRRVDLLDLSALASNFGQAVPSYGAGDFNADGLVNLLDLSLLATRFGFTASVPEPTAGVFMLMAGWGSRRRR; from the coding sequence ATGAAATACGATCTGAAGATCTTATTTGGTGTTGCCGGTCTGTTGTCGGCTGCTGGGCTGCTGTCTGCCGAGACCCACACCTGGGACGGCGATTGTGGCGAGACCAGCCCGACCAATTTATGGGGCGCTTCCTGCGACAGCCTGATCGGGACCTCCACCAACTGGGACACCGACGAGATCCCGGATTCGGGCGACAGCGTCATCATCAACATGGACTCCGGGGCCACCAAGGTGCTGGGCTTCTACAACCTCAGCAGCGCCCACATCGTCACGCCAAGCCTTCAGATCAGCGGCGACCTCATCCTCGCCGACCCCTCCTCCATCAAGGGGCTTACCAGCGGCGGCGGGGGGCTGGGTGACCTCCACGCCATGAGTCAGCTCACCTTCCAGGGTACGAACACCAACCCGGGAGTTGTACTCCGCGGAACCGGGACCTATTTCAACGAGGGAACCTTCACGGTCGTCAACGGCATCGACGCCGAGTTCATCAACAACGACGTCGTCAACTTCACACCCGGCGAACGCTACGCCGCCAACTTCATCAACAACGTCACCGTCAATTTCGGCGCCGGCACACTCAATCAGAACAGCGGGACCAACACCTTCCGGCTCGACGGCGGCATGGTCAATGTTGACACCGGCAGCGACACGACGCAGATGGCCATCGGCGGGAAGTTTGACCTCGCCAGCGGCATCATCAATATTGACCGTGGCGGCCTCGAACTCTCCGGCGACGCCACCCTCCAGTCGGGGACCATCCGCGTTGACGAGGGGGCGGATTTCTCGATGCGGAGTTCCAACGCCACCGAGCACTGGGTGAGCGGTTCGGTCACCGTCGAGGGCGACGGCAACTTCTTCCTCGCATCGACACGCGTCTCCGGGCTTCTGACGGTCAACCTCCCTGGCGACAGGAACGACCCCACCCAGGTCGGCTTCCAGCCGCGCTGGGTCGCACTCTCATCAGTCAGCGGCAGCGATCCGCAACTCGTCAACCGGGACTACATGTCGACACCCTTCTACGGAACCCACTTCACGGGCGGGGGGTACGTCCACAACGAGGGCACCTTCGAAGCAGACCGAGGCGTGCGGCTTGACGCCCACCTCAAGAACATCGGGACGATGAACATCCGCAGCACGGCGAACGTGACTCTCGGCAGCGGAATGACCTTTGAGAACACGGGGACAGTCCACGCCTACGGCACCGGCCGGATCGACCGCCTCATCAACAACGGCAGCCTCGTCCGGGATGGCGACGGCCCGGGTTCCCCCTTCCAGATCACGACGCTCCTGCAGTATGGCGGCGGCAGCACCGCGATCGAGACCGGGAGCCTCCGCCTCAACGATGGTGGGACGCTCGGTGGCACCTTCGACGTCACGGCTTCTGCGCTGCTCGATATCTGGTCGGGCTCGTTTTCCAATATGTTCGCCGGGTCGGCGACCGTCTTCACCGGCGCCGGCACCGTCTCGCTGGGCAACAACGGGAACGGCCCGACGCTCACGTCACACACCGAACTCGATCTCAACGTCGGTTCAGCCAGCGGCAGCGGCCAGGGAGCCTTCCGCTTTGTCCGCGGCTACCTCAACATCGTGGACGGAGACGCGACCAACCGGGGCAAATTCGAGTGGCTCGGCGGCGAGATCGACATCGCGGCTGACTCGTTGTTTCACAACATCGGCCTCATGACCATCGAGCCCGGTCGCAACAACGTTCTCGCGGGCAAGATCCTCAACGACGCCGACGTCGAGCAGGGAGCGACGATCTATGCCACCAGCGGGCAGGGCGGGTTCATCCAGAACGAAGGCACCTGGACGATGACCGGTAACGCCAGCGTGACGCAGCCCAACGGGTCCAACGAGTCCTGGTTCGATAACGACGGGATCCTCACACGCTCGGGACCCGGCGGATCGACCATCAGTTTCGAGTTCGGGAACTACGGTCGCGTCCTCGTCGAATCGGGATCGCTCTACATCGCCCAACCCGATCCCCTGACCTTCGCCAACGGTGTCATCCTCCGCGGCAAGTGGGAGGTTGCATCCGGAGCGTCACTGACCTTCCCGCAGGACATCCTCGGGATCGCGGGCGGAAGCTTCACCGGCGGCGACATTGGCAAGCTCCAGCAACTCGGTGACGAACTGGTCGAAGAGGCCGAGGAAGCCTATCTGAGCCTGAATGAGAACAAGACCCTCAACCAGAAGCTCACTGTCTACGACAACGGTCACCTCACGGCGCTGCCCAACAACAACACGACCATCCCACCCGATGCCTACCAGCCGCCCGTTTTGACCGCGCCCGAGATCGAGCTCGACGGCGGGACGATCGAGGGCGAGATCACCATCGACGCCACGCTCTACGGCCTCGAAGGCGTCCTCAAACCCGGCTATTCGCCCGGCGTGCTCCGCTTCATGAAACCTGTCTCGCTTACCAACCCGACGCTGGAGATCGAGATCGGCGGCATCGATCCGGTCGATTTTGACCGGATCTTTTTCGACGCAGGCGTCAGTTTCGCCGGCGGCATGATTGACCTGCGTCTGATTGACGGCTATCTCCCTGAAATCGGCGACCGATTCGCCTTCATGCATGCCTCCTCGCTGACCGGTGTTGAGACATTGGTCCTCATCGATGACTTTCCTCCCGGACTCGGCTACGAGCTGCTCACCGAGACCACCATCGATGGCCAACAACTCGTCCTCGCCGTGACTGCCTACCAGGAACCCGTCGCAGGTGACTTCGATGCCTCGGGCACGCTCGACTCTGTTGACCTCGACCTGCTCTTTGCGATCCTTGGTGGCAGCGACCCGGATTATGACCTTGACGGCAGCGGCATCGTTGACAGCGGTGATGTTCTCTATTGGATCGAAACCATTTACGGGTCGATGACCGGTGACGCCAATCTGGATCGCAGGGTTGACCTGCTTGACCTGAGTGCGTTGGCCTCGAATTTCGGTCAGGCGGTGCCGTCTTATGGCGCGGGCGACTTCAATGCCGACGGGCTGGTGAACCTGCTGGATCTGTCGCTTCTGGCGACGCGATTTGGGTTTACTGCTTCTGTCCCCGAGCCTACGGCGGGTGTTTTTATGCTGATGGCCGGATGGGGTTCAAGACGTCGGCGCTGA
- a CDS encoding sulfatase: MLSAKLYPWPRTRFNLRSAVASALVSLGLSPELVAQPTTTPTSRPHVVMIAIDDLNDWAGPLGGHPQGGTATPHLNELARTSVTFTNAHCAAPSCNPSRSSLMTGLRPSTTGIYFNGKAQHMETLLPKNRNTLPKHFKRHGYHTVGVGKLFHTAQAHQPEDWDVFHRGQGEPKPPGAPLGTAAHNNFDYGVYEPGRTLDQTMDGQTASAGLRSLLEYQGDTPLFLGVGIYRPHLPWYAFAADYDRFPLTGIRLPLTPPDGPLSDLDDIPPFGRVMAVTLSNTGVQRPGDHLRGITGYDHQRITAEDEWRAAVRAYLASIAFADRMAGSVLQALRERDEHGEYVNAVNWGNTIVVVWSDHGWHLGEKTAWRKFTLWEDVTRVPMWWHVPGVTEPGTSCNAPVSLIDVFPTLIEVAALPEVQSTGIEGAQRLEGRSLHPLLADVNTPWPHVAITENGPGHTAVRGARYRYIRYADGSEELYDHELDPHEWRNRADDPTYATHRERLARQIPTLK; the protein is encoded by the coding sequence ATGCTTTCCGCCAAGCTCTACCCCTGGCCTAGAACGCGGTTCAATCTGCGGTCCGCCGTTGCTTCTGCACTCGTCTCCCTCGGCTTGTCACCCGAACTGGTCGCCCAACCCACCACTACCCCGACATCCAGACCCCACGTCGTGATGATCGCCATCGACGACCTCAACGACTGGGCCGGCCCGCTTGGCGGACACCCGCAGGGCGGCACCGCTACCCCGCACCTCAATGAACTCGCCCGCACGTCGGTCACCTTCACCAACGCCCACTGCGCAGCGCCCTCGTGCAACCCCTCACGCTCGTCGCTGATGACGGGGCTGCGACCCTCAACGACGGGGATCTACTTCAACGGCAAGGCACAGCACATGGAGACGCTGCTGCCCAAAAACCGCAACACGCTGCCCAAACACTTCAAGCGCCATGGTTACCACACCGTCGGCGTCGGAAAACTGTTCCACACGGCGCAGGCCCACCAGCCCGAAGACTGGGACGTCTTTCACCGCGGCCAAGGCGAACCCAAACCACCCGGCGCGCCACTCGGCACCGCCGCTCATAACAACTTCGACTACGGCGTCTACGAGCCGGGCCGAACCCTCGACCAGACGATGGACGGGCAAACCGCCTCGGCAGGCCTCCGGTCGCTGCTGGAATACCAAGGCGACACGCCGCTCTTCCTGGGCGTGGGCATCTACCGACCACACCTGCCCTGGTACGCCTTTGCCGCCGACTACGACCGCTTCCCGCTAACCGGCATCCGGCTGCCCCTGACGCCACCCGACGGCCCGCTGTCAGACTTGGACGACATCCCGCCCTTCGGCCGCGTCATGGCGGTCACCCTCTCGAATACGGGTGTCCAACGGCCAGGCGATCACCTGCGTGGCATCACCGGCTACGACCACCAGCGGATCACCGCCGAAGACGAGTGGCGAGCCGCGGTGCGTGCCTATCTGGCCTCGATCGCGTTCGCTGACCGAATGGCCGGCAGCGTGCTCCAGGCGCTCCGGGAACGGGACGAGCACGGCGAGTACGTCAACGCGGTGAACTGGGGCAACACGATCGTCGTCGTGTGGAGCGATCACGGCTGGCACCTCGGCGAGAAAACCGCCTGGCGAAAATTCACACTCTGGGAGGACGTCACCCGGGTACCCATGTGGTGGCACGTGCCCGGAGTAACGGAGCCCGGAACATCCTGCAACGCTCCGGTCAGCCTGATCGATGTCTTCCCAACACTGATCGAGGTTGCCGCTCTTCCCGAGGTCCAGAGCACAGGCATCGAAGGCGCGCAGCGGCTCGAAGGACGCTCGCTCCACCCCCTCCTCGCCGACGTCAACACGCCATGGCCGCACGTGGCGATCACCGAGAACGGCCCCGGTCACACCGCGGTGCGCGGGGCACGATACCGGTACATCCGCTACGCCGACGGCAGCGAAGAACTCTACGACCACGAGCTTGACCCGCACGAGTGGCGGAATCGCGCCGACGATCCGACTTACGCCACACACCGCGAACGACTCGCGCGACAGATCCCCACGCTGAAATGA
- a CDS encoding LacI family DNA-binding transcriptional regulator, with amino-acid sequence MKAKQHKSNSTTATSLRSRKGPTQAQLAKHLGVSQATVCRVLNSHKSVSPELRERVAKAIEDLEYTPNLYARSLVSQQSSTIGVLLTSTSLTVHLLRLTALTSRLMEEGWLVVNALTDGTSRTEEVGLREFEGRMIDGLVCIHRHHVPDEVLIKRFVNRGRPVIVYSQDPIPRIRTIANDSATGMRTSVAHLVELGHRRIALLTTDSESPEMLQRIHGYQQGMQEHGLTVAPDAILRVPWQGVSSPDDADGYQDAEESTIYANSEYDLGQLGGSLILDQWSREDRPTAVVCATDSLAIGAMHRIREAGLRVPRDLSFTGFNGLSDSRFCDPPLTTMEVDYPGLGRRGADLLLSDLANGGPDPDEVLHERVAGRFIVRASTAPPPRDP; translated from the coding sequence ATGAAAGCCAAGCAGCACAAATCGAACAGCACGACCGCCACGAGCCTCAGGTCTCGCAAGGGGCCCACGCAGGCTCAGCTGGCGAAGCATCTGGGCGTCAGCCAGGCGACGGTCTGTCGCGTACTCAATAGTCACAAGTCGGTTTCGCCCGAGTTGCGTGAGCGTGTCGCCAAGGCGATCGAGGATCTGGAGTACACGCCGAATCTATATGCACGCAGCCTGGTCTCGCAGCAGAGTTCCACGATCGGCGTGCTGCTGACGTCGACCTCGCTGACGGTTCACCTGCTTCGGCTCACGGCACTGACGTCCCGACTGATGGAGGAGGGCTGGCTGGTCGTGAATGCGCTGACCGATGGCACCTCCAGGACCGAGGAGGTCGGCCTGCGTGAGTTCGAGGGGCGCATGATTGACGGTTTGGTCTGCATTCATCGCCATCACGTGCCGGACGAGGTGCTCATCAAGCGATTCGTCAACCGTGGCCGACCGGTGATCGTCTATTCACAGGATCCGATCCCGCGTATCCGCACGATCGCGAATGACAGCGCCACGGGTATGAGAACGTCCGTCGCGCATCTGGTCGAGCTTGGGCACCGTCGCATCGCTTTGCTGACGACCGATTCGGAGTCGCCTGAGATGCTTCAGCGCATCCATGGCTATCAGCAGGGCATGCAGGAGCACGGCTTGACGGTTGCTCCCGACGCCATCCTGAGGGTGCCCTGGCAAGGTGTGTCGTCGCCGGACGATGCCGATGGGTATCAGGATGCCGAGGAATCGACTATCTATGCCAACAGCGAGTACGACCTGGGTCAGCTGGGCGGATCGCTGATTCTGGATCAATGGAGCCGAGAGGATCGGCCGACCGCTGTCGTGTGTGCCACGGATTCGCTGGCCATCGGTGCCATGCATCGGATCCGGGAGGCCGGTCTGCGTGTGCCGCGTGACCTGTCGTTCACGGGGTTTAACGGCCTGTCGGATTCGAGGTTCTGCGATCCTCCGCTGACCACGATGGAAGTTGACTACCCCGGGCTGGGTCGGCGCGGTGCCGACCTCCTGTTGAGTGATCTGGCCAACGGCGGCCCCGACCCCGATGAGGTGCTTCATGAGCGGGTTGCCGGCCGTTTTATTGTCCGCGCCTCGACGGCGCCTCCTCCTCGTGATCCGTAA
- a CDS encoding tagaturonate epimerase family protein: MTTHLLPQTLGLEPSFGFGDRLGLATQGHVAALTQRGGPIRGIFAQQSIRELARTARQPDEVMAAATLGLRHADFDQPWGADADHLKTTADAERMLAAGFTFFTIDPSDFVDQQADHDETRVLDAKFDAVREQLAWHEHYVGRVVEIPNGPGFELDEQTVRRAIVKYGRAIEHAVGLANYIHEAARHAGRTVELEISVDETDQPTTVPEHFIIADRLRVCGTTIASLAPRFVGELEKGIDYKGDVEHLTKTLTDHAAIAEHLGPYKLSLHSGSDKLSMYQPFAQATRGRFHVKTAGTSYLEALRVVARHDPKSFREIITFSRSHYNEDRATYHVSATLNDAPPVEDVRDDTDLERLYLERWDEVPEGVGFNAPGRQILHCTFGSVLCDQRLGTILRQTIQAHPQTYTKVLTEHFVRHLKPLVAGIRSAGTTSPRRA, encoded by the coding sequence ATGACAACGCACCTCTTGCCCCAAACCCTCGGACTCGAACCCAGTTTTGGCTTTGGTGACCGGCTCGGCCTCGCCACCCAAGGACACGTCGCAGCACTCACGCAGAGGGGAGGTCCGATCCGTGGCATCTTCGCTCAGCAGTCAATCCGTGAACTCGCCCGCACCGCACGCCAGCCCGACGAGGTGATGGCGGCGGCAACGCTCGGCCTGCGGCACGCAGATTTTGACCAGCCCTGGGGCGCTGACGCGGATCATCTCAAAACAACCGCCGACGCCGAAAGAATGCTCGCCGCGGGCTTCACCTTCTTCACGATCGATCCCTCCGACTTTGTCGACCAGCAAGCCGATCACGATGAGACCCGGGTTCTCGACGCCAAGTTCGATGCCGTCCGTGAACAACTCGCGTGGCACGAGCATTACGTTGGACGGGTCGTCGAGATCCCCAACGGGCCCGGCTTCGAGCTGGACGAGCAGACCGTTCGCCGGGCCATCGTCAAGTATGGCCGAGCCATCGAACACGCCGTCGGACTGGCGAACTACATACACGAGGCAGCGCGTCACGCCGGACGGACCGTTGAACTCGAGATCAGTGTGGACGAAACGGATCAGCCGACCACCGTGCCGGAACACTTCATCATTGCCGACCGCCTGCGCGTGTGCGGCACCACGATAGCCAGCCTCGCACCTCGCTTCGTTGGCGAGCTCGAGAAAGGCATCGATTACAAGGGTGACGTCGAGCACCTCACGAAGACGCTCACCGACCACGCTGCGATCGCAGAACACCTGGGCCCCTACAAGCTCAGCCTGCATTCCGGATCGGACAAGCTGTCGATGTACCAGCCCTTCGCCCAGGCGACCCGAGGGCGATTCCACGTCAAGACCGCGGGAACCAGCTATCTCGAAGCGCTGCGGGTTGTCGCCAGACACGATCCCAAAAGCTTCCGGGAGATCATCACCTTCTCACGATCTCACTACAACGAGGACCGTGCCACCTATCACGTCTCAGCAACGCTCAACGACGCACCGCCGGTCGAGGATGTCCGTGACGACACCGACCTCGAACGCCTCTACCTCGAGCGCTGGGATGAAGTCCCCGAAGGTGTCGGCTTCAACGCACCCGGTCGACAGATACTGCACTGCACCTTCGGCTCTGTGCTGTGCGATCAACGCCTCGGCACCATCCTTCGGCAAACGATTCAGGCTCACCCGCAGACGTACACCAAGGTCCTGACCGAGCACTTCGTGCGCCACCTGAAACCTCTGGTCGCCGGGATCCGCTCCGCAGGCACGACGAGCCCACGTAGGGCATAA
- a CDS encoding ribulokinase, producing MSDTKAYSIGVDYGTNSVRALVVDTATGHELAVSVFAYPSGEAGILLDASDPTLARQNPQDYIDGFVASVSEAVKLAGDDPAFSAERVVGIGVDTTGSSPLPVDRAGRPLALHPEFKDDLAAQCWLWKDHTSHAEAAEITALAQEREEPYLALCGGTYSSEWYWSKILHCERTSPEVAQAAYAWVECADFVPGYLTGNTDPHTMARSVCAAGHKAMYNARWGGLPSSAFLDALSPGLSRFRDRYAASAQPSSESAGTLRAEIAERVGLPAGIPVATGAFDAHHGAVGSGVAPGTIVKIIGTSTCDIMTSPLDQQIADIPGVCGIVPESVLPGALGIEAGQSAVGDLFNWYVQNLGRDGHDALTERAAVLKPGESGLLALDWNNGNRTVLVDPRLSGLLVGQSLHTTAAEIYRALIEATAFGSRAIIQRIRDYGVGIESVTMCGGIAEKNPMAMQIYADILNLPIRIARSGQACALGAAVFGAVVGGAHRDTGAAVAAMTGTKDVLYSPDRDAVPVYEELFGLYMTLHDSFGGVDRSADLGGLMKRLMAIRDRARRSDRA from the coding sequence GTGTCCGATACAAAGGCTTACAGCATAGGTGTTGACTATGGCACCAACAGCGTGCGTGCGCTGGTGGTGGACACAGCGACGGGTCACGAACTGGCGGTGTCGGTTTTCGCCTACCCCTCGGGTGAGGCGGGCATCCTTCTTGATGCCTCGGATCCCACCCTCGCCAGGCAGAATCCGCAGGACTATATCGACGGGTTTGTGGCATCCGTGAGCGAGGCGGTGAAGCTCGCGGGGGATGATCCCGCGTTCTCGGCGGAGCGTGTGGTCGGCATCGGTGTTGATACCACCGGATCGAGCCCGCTGCCTGTGGACCGTGCGGGCAGGCCGCTTGCTCTGCATCCCGAGTTCAAGGACGACCTGGCCGCCCAGTGCTGGCTCTGGAAGGACCACACCTCGCATGCCGAGGCTGCGGAGATCACGGCGTTGGCTCAGGAGCGCGAGGAGCCCTACCTCGCGTTGTGTGGCGGGACTTATTCGTCGGAGTGGTACTGGTCGAAGATTCTGCATTGCGAGCGCACGTCGCCTGAGGTTGCACAGGCGGCTTACGCCTGGGTGGAGTGTGCTGACTTTGTGCCGGGGTATCTCACGGGGAACACGGATCCGCACACCATGGCCCGGAGTGTCTGCGCCGCGGGTCACAAGGCGATGTACAACGCGCGCTGGGGTGGGTTGCCCTCGTCGGCGTTTCTTGATGCGCTGTCGCCGGGGCTTTCGCGCTTTCGTGATCGCTACGCGGCCTCGGCTCAGCCCTCGAGCGAGTCGGCGGGCACGCTGAGGGCCGAGATCGCGGAGCGGGTCGGCCTGCCTGCGGGCATCCCGGTGGCGACCGGTGCCTTCGACGCTCATCACGGCGCCGTCGGCTCGGGTGTCGCGCCCGGCACGATCGTCAAGATCATCGGCACCAGCACCTGCGACATCATGACCAGCCCGCTGGATCAGCAGATCGCGGACATACCCGGTGTCTGCGGCATCGTGCCCGAGTCGGTGCTGCCCGGTGCTCTGGGTATCGAGGCGGGGCAGTCGGCGGTGGGCGATCTGTTTAACTGGTACGTCCAGAACCTGGGCAGGGATGGCCACGATGCCCTGACCGAGCGGGCCGCGGTGCTGAAGCCGGGTGAATCAGGGTTGCTCGCGCTGGACTGGAACAACGGCAACCGCACCGTGCTGGTGGACCCGCGGCTGTCGGGTTTGCTTGTGGGCCAGTCGCTGCACACGACGGCGGCGGAGATCTACCGTGCGTTGATCGAGGCGACGGCGTTTGGCTCTCGTGCGATCATTCAGCGGATTCGGGACTATGGCGTCGGCATCGAGAGTGTGACGATGTGCGGGGGGATTGCCGAGAAGAATCCGATGGCGATGCAGATCTACGCCGACATCCTGAACCTGCCGATCCGCATAGCGCGTTCCGGGCAGGCTTGTGCGCTCGGAGCCGCGGTCTTTGGCGCGGTTGTTGGCGGCGCGCATCGGGATACCGGTGCGGCGGTTGCAGCGATGACGGGGACCAAGGACGTGCTCTATTCCCCCGACCGGGATGCCGTGCCGGTCTACGAAGAACTGTTCGGGCTGTATATGACGCTCCACGACAGCTTCGGCGGGGTCGATCGATCCGCCGACCTTGGCGGCTTGATGAAGCGGCTCATGGCGATTCGGGATCGGGCCCGGCGTAGCGATCGGGCCTGA